gtgtgtgtgtgttaatccTAGGGTAGAATGGAGTAGGAGAAACTCGTGAGATTTAAGATTTAACATTGGTTAACGTATTGTTTTAGCTGTGAACCCAAAGACTTGTGGAGGAAGGGGCTTAAAAGGGCAGTAAATGGTTCATTTCGAGCTGCCccttaaatgtaaataaatggtgAAGTCATGGTAACCCCTGAGTCAGTAAGGGGAAATgcttcagagttttgttttgttgttttctttttttttttttaaccccaaaagaaactccatatttaaaaatgtaaaaagatcaAACATGGCATATAGGGCCTTGTGCTCCATCTAAGGTAAGAATCCAAGCTACAccttttttctctaaaaattaacagatgtgattttttttgcagtttttttaTGCATCATTACATACCAAGAAAGTGAATAACTGATGAATATGAATTTAAATGCCCTGATGCTTAGCATGAGGCTTCCTTGTGTTTTGcagaaaattcaaaaagaaaactgaaaccagAGGGCGGGGGACACAACAGCACCTGTGTTCTTTTTGAAAGCACCTTCACAGGCTTCACAATAATTCCATTCTTCATTTTAATGGGAGTTTTTAATCAGTGGACTCACCTGTATCTAAAACTCAGATCAAATTGTAGGTGTAATTGTTCATTGCCAATGCTCACAAGAGTGAAGATACAAACACAAACGCATTGTGAGTGACCCGAGGTCCCCAGGTATCCCCTTCATCAACAGGCCTGCTCCACAGTCCCACTGGGAATTCCCTGGCGGGGCTGGTTCCATTCGGCAAAACAGGCTGCCAATCCTATCTGGAAAAGGGTGTGCTGGGCGCCTTCTCACCTCTTTTACAGGAAGTTTAAATCTGATCATCTCACCTTTAGTGGATATAATTTGTTGCTTAGCACTCTACGAACTTGGTATTTTATCTCTGCAGagagatcaaaaagaaaaaaaaaaaaggagggcagaAGAAGGAGCAAGTTGCagccctgggcagcccgcctGCACGGTGCCTTGTCCCAGAGCGGCCACCTGGTCAGGTAAGCCTTCTAGGGGCGTTGCATCAGATCCGCTCACATCAGTCTCCAGGGTGAACCCGGAGATGAAACACTCTGGTTCCCTGTCTGTAAACTTCTCATTCACCAGTTCTTGGCAGCTTATTTTTTCCAAGTGTTTTGTTTCAGGAAAcgtgtgtattttcttttgtacATTTTGTGGATTTACCACAACTGGTTCTGACAGCTGTTGATTCTGTTAAATGAACACATTATAAAAAATCCTCTTTAAAATCTCAAGCAACAGTGGACTCAAAAATAATGGTGAAATGTTTTAATGGAGCTCCAGCTGAAAATtggttagaggaaaaaaaaaaagtataactgaAGGGACAGAAGTCCTTTAAGTCAGCAGTAGATCTGAACcgaatgtctgtgtgtgtgtgcgcgcgcgcgtgcgcacgcctgtgtgtgtgtgtgtgtgtctgtgtctctgtgtgtgtgtgtttaatgggGAGAGAGGGGTGTTGCAAATCACCACAAATATTTACACTGTATTCCCTTTGTTCAAATCACATACTTTTAACAGGAAAAGCTGGAGCTGcggctatttaaaattttaaatattcaaacgCCTGTAATTAACCATATGAAACAAATTATGTCGCATTTCTCCATACCACACATGCAAAAAATtctggtggtggggtgggaggtggcagAGTTGGGGAGACAACTCCATGAGGAGGAAAGGatgatgttttcattttgctataGATCAAAGGAGAACAAGAATGGAAACTGTAGCATATCGAGCATTTTTACATTGCTGTCTCTCACACTGGGCTATCTAAGTTTACACAATTCCCCAGACTAGCTGCATATTAAGCTTGCTGTGTACAGCTTTATTACGGTGCGGTGGTGGAAGGAGCATTAATATTCCGGCTCCGCATCTGACACGGCATTTACATGCGCCCATCTGAGCGGCACCTGAGTGCTCCTCCAAGGTGCAGTAACTGTGCGCCTATTGTAAAGGCAAATGAAGCTCACCTATTCCCTGCTGGGGTCAGAAGTGACCTCACCACCCCCCATGCTTCAAATCCTTCCCTTGCCAGCCTAACTCAATGCCATCGCAGAATGACGAatgagctcagaaatagaccccaAGTTACTAACCCTGCTAAGAACAGCAAAAGCCTTtgctgaaatgttttaaaaatgcataggGAGTGCAGCTGGCCAGTaaaaagcagagaggcagattccAGTGAACCCAATATGGAATACGTTACATTCTAAAACTGATTAGAAATACAGTCTGATGTTTACTGGCTTCAAATTGAGTCTGGCATCAAGCATACTGGCTTTAATAATgctggcatttttttaaattattattatttttaaacccgCCTTTGGTCTCTGGGAGCACATGTGGAGAGCTAAAGCATTCTTATTCGTCAGGTTACATTTCCTGGAAATTAAGTTTGTGACAGAAAATGACTCTAGTAGCAATAATATGGTTCGTGCTCAAATTAATTAGGTCATTGTTGTAAAAACTACATGGCAAATTACAAAGGTAAATTTACTGATATTGGCCAGAGCCTCTATACCCTATaactgaaagggagaagcagtttaAGGACGCTTATTTACCTGGGTAGGAGGAAAGAACAGAGGAGGGAGCGATACAATGGCCAATTTTCTATTTGTCATTGCAAATAAAAGTACTGGTTATTAGCCGTTAAATTACATAGTCTGAACATATTTATGAACTTTATTAATGTTCtccaaattgacacataaaataaaaacctgcttGATTTGAGACAGTGTTAAAAATGGGCACTaagttaaaatctttttcttttttaatccttgtAATAACAACACTGCTGACATAACCATGACCCAAATGAAATCTGAACAAGCAGAAAGGTACTAAAGATCCTTGGTGATTAAATCTGTTGCTAAAAAAGTGGCGAGGTGCCAGGCTGGGTCCAGTTGGATGCTAAGTGCTTTTTATTGCACGAAGCTAGTACTACGGTATGTAAAAACAGACTTGGGCTTGGggtaaattttgtcaaatgattccTTTGTGCAGTAAAGGGTGTGAACAGACCAACCAAAGTACATTAAATTCACATTGAATGCCGCAATCTCGGTGCACTTCCCTAGCTATGCTACTTTGGTTCTATTTCAtgtttttccccaaaggaaagccaaacttttcttcctttcttactgACTAGTGTGCACAGCCACCATTCATCTATTCTCCCTCCTTAAATACTTTCACTTAAGAAATCACGGAATTCTGAAAAATACTTCCCTAAGATTTGCACGTCTGTTATATACTCCAATTTAGTCCTCCCACATTATCCAAACTACATTGAGGCTGCGGTGTGAAATTAATGATTTTCCAGGACTTGAAAATGTGCCATTAATATGCATCCAGCTCCCCTCTTCCCTGAGCTTAAGGTTCGCTGTCCTGACATTGCCTGCCCGTTTCTACACCCAGTTGCATTTTCCAGCCCATGGGCAGCTCCACAATTAAATGCCACATTCACAAGGAGAAAGGTGTGCAAAACAGATTTCAGATCCTTTAAAGTAAAAGGCACAACTTGCAGACGCAAGGAATGGGGTGATTTAAGAAATTACAGGActgtttttttaagctttcacAGAATGAACACAGAGAATGGGAAGGAAactttccccctctgctcctgttcTTGAAGTGAATACATATTTGTGTTTCCAATAAAAGGCCATTTTTACATTAACTGTCTGTAACAGCAGGAGACTGAAAAACTAACACAATCTCTACATCACACACAGGATGATCTTCATATCACGTGGCCCTATTCTCAAAACTATTATTTATAAAAGACAACTAGAAAAATGCACAATACATCTTTTCTGTGTCACCGAAAGGGTAATGTCTGAAAAACTTTGGGACCTTTGGGATCTTccacattttagattttttttttttttcctttttggctttCCGAAGCAAATTTAGCAGCCATGCGGGCCACTGTGTTTAATTAAGCTTTCAAAAGTCCTCTGACAATGCCAACAATTGTAAGACACTTCTGTGGCTCAATCATGCAATCACTGTGACAGTTCTATTTACAATTTGTCTTAGAGAGAGTTTCTCTGACATTGTACTTTGACAAAACATCCAAGCTGCCAGTTCACAACCTTTCTCGGTCTTATTTACAAATACAGCTTGTATATAGGACTCCCAGACTCATGAACATGAGTCTTTGGGTAGTGGCCTCACAAACACAGGCTCCCAGTGAAAATCCCAGATATATATAAGGAAACAATATTCTCTATTCTCTGGATTCAAAAGGTAAGTAAAATGTTCACCAGCAcattagtgttttttttgttttgtctttgtttttttatttgctgtCTGCTTTTTCAGCTACCATGCTAAAAATTCACTTCAGAAGTCAGTGGTTTTTATTCAGAATCAcatgaataaagagaaattaaaaataagtagtcATACTAGGATACTATAACTTATAGtctcatttacaattacaccatgAGGTACACAAATACTTTCCCAAATCCAGTCTGAGCTAGGGAAAGAATTAGAACGGGtacaaaaggaaaaggcaagtTGATTTGCTAGATTCTGAAAAGCTTAAGTATGTTATACTTGATTTACCTTTAAGTAACATGCTGCTGTATTTCtgttttgaattagtatttctcCCACCATTAGAGTAATTATCTTACATATTCTTATCCAGTGATGAGGTATATTGCCTAagcaaataattttgaaatacccTGATATAAAGGCCTATGCTTAtgattttaaggagaaaaaaatagtatttatcaaTGCCAGTAGACTTGACTACATTTTATAGCACTGgtcatattttctcccattctcttaaAAAGCTAACTTCATGACAGCCCAATCCTAATTTGAAGATTTCTGTGCATAATAAGCCAAAACCTCAAATCTGACATTGTGGGATTATATTTTTGGCCTTTTCTGTAACTGAACAGCAGTTTCCCACTCACTACTCTTTGAGGAGTATTTCCCCCATCATAAAATAGGAGACTAGAAAACACAGCAACACCCCTATTAAAAGGCCTCACTGCCAGTCACAGGCTACTCATACCTCATGGTGAGTATCTGACCCACAAATATATGCACTGGGCCCCCCATAATATAACCTGCTCATTTCCAGTTAAACGGGTACTATTGCAATGGTCTCAATGGATCACAGTCACACAATGTTTTGAATatctgaatgaaatgaaaaagcaacccgATTAACAGCGATGTGTTAATGCACATACAGGTGGGAAGTACTAGAGCCCAGCCCCTTCTATTAGCCAGGTAAAAATCATCCCTTCTAAAAAAACACTCATCTTGGAGAGGCCTGTGTCCAGTCAAAATGCATATCACTTTACTAAGGATTTAAAGAACTCTACCTTATTCTCCTATCTGAAAGCCCCCCAATTCTAAGCTTTATTTATCTTAAGAAAATCTGTCACTGTTTTATTCCTGCTTCCTGCCTATAAAATGGCACAGAGCACAGTGAGCTCAAATCCAACTTACATCACTTTAATAAAGCCTTTCCTACACAGCGCTCTTAAATGACTACTTTTATGTGGTTGCCAAACATATTCTTCTAGAGATTCATCAATAGATCTCTCTCCTAATACGGAGCactgcttctcctttcttttttgtgaCACAATTCAAATATCTACTGAGTGATTATtcttattgtttccttccttgccataaaaagaaaagcagacttgGAACTCGGAAGACATGCTGGAGAGAAATGGGCTAGTAATAGTGCACAGCCGTCTTCCAATACTTCCCTTCAGAGACACCTGAGGGCCAGGGCATCTTAATTTATGTGCAATGGTAGAATGTTATTTCACCATAGGAAACTCTTAATTCATTACTTGAATTATGAGAAGTTGTGATTCTACTTACTGACATCTCGCTTTGAGATGTGACCACGCTATTTATGTTCAGCCAGTTCCAGGGTGGGAACAGGTGATTAAACACAATGAAAGGAATCAAGGCTTTGTAATTATTTGTGCATGAAAGGTTTACCTCACCTGGGTTGCAGCGCTGGTGCGCCCATTGAATATCTTAGCTACCTTACACTGCTTTTTATCTCAGTGAAATCATTTAGTATTAGCActctaaaaaacatattttaaatttactttcttttttctttcttttgggtttgttttcattcttgtttttggCAGGGTGGGGTGCTTCTCTAGGCTCTGCTATTACActagattttaagaaaaaaaaaaaaaaaaaaaaaaccttcacgaCAACCAGAAGTTaaggaaaatatcttttctttccttatgtaGATTCacaacaaagtaaaaagctttCACTATAGTGCCTTTCCCCCAGCGTTTAGATTCCTCTTCTAAGTACAGAAGCACAGAATTTTGGAGCTGGTTAATCTGAGAGTGAATAACCTATTTGGGACCTCAGTAAGAAGTGTGGTTTTAATTCCTGCTTGACAGACactgtgttttgtcttttaaacgAGCAGCTCGATATGTAAATACAATGTTACATCACGCAAGTGTTACTCCATATTTGGTGATTTAGAAAGGCTTTGGATCTCCGAAGACGACAAATCCCCTTCCGCCTGCTCTTGCTTCATTAATCATGCCTTACGTTTTCCTTCCAGTCACAAGACAGCACATGGAAATGGTCATTGCCATATCCtactggggaggggggggtggcGTGAACAGGGAGCGGGGGTATGAAATCTTAACCTATATGTCACATAAGCTAACTGTGGCggattctagaaaaatattttgtaaatgcaGCTTCTCTGGTACAGATTTCTCATTTCACTAAACGAAAAGTATCTGAGGGTTATTACaggaagcattaaaaaaagaagaagaaaaagaagaaagaaagaaaatgccacgTTTGATTTTAATGATCAAATTCAGagggggaaaggaaaaataatacgACATTTAATCCCCTCTGGACCACTGACCTACTACAgttcaactctgtggtcaaactAGGTCAGAAAGACAAGTTTCAGTGAATCAATTGATTATATGCACTATCTTTCCTAAAACTGAACAAACCTTCTGCCTTTTacgggagggggcagggggaaacagaagaaagggaTCCACCAACAGGCTTGGCATTTTTGTCACCACATATTCTGCATTCACTCTGTCTTGAGTGTTAAACCACTGTTGTTTCACAAAAACACGTTTTAAGGGTGACTATATAGGGTTGCTGTTTATCACTTAGAGTAGGGATTTAAGTCCCTCTGTTAGCCACTAATTCCTTTTCCCCGTGAGCTGCTCAGAAACCCACACACCTAGCTACTTCTCTGCTAAAATTAACCGAAGGAAGGAGAGCTGctgaatatgtgtatgtatttttccaAGAGAATTTTTACATTGTGTTATAGCAGAAACAGGGGAAGTCTGGACTGGACATTTGTAAGGGTGACATGTGGTTGTGTAAACCACAAACAAAATCAAGATACATCTGTCAAAACCACATCAGagacaagagagagcacagagaagcATTTATCATTTAGCTGAGGAGGCAGGATGCAGGGAGCAGCCGTTCCTGTCAAACCAACCTTTTGAAATTTCCAACATGCCCTTAAACTTTTCGAGTAAGCATGTCTGTGCGCTTCAGCAACTGCCCTCTCTACTCTGGCCTGGCCAGTCGAAAATGGCATCTTAAAGTCAAGGTCACGGTGTCATCCCACCACGGGGCTGTGTTTAATTACAGCCCCATACGGGCTGACAGCCAATATGGATCCAAGGCTAGCCCTGAAGCTCAGTTAACTCTTTCTACCCACTCCAAAACACCCTGCCAGCCCACCCCACTTCATGGAAGCCTTGAGGActacctgtacccctagggaggTCTGACTAGGTATTCTGAATCAAAGAGGTCATCGGCCGAACTACCAAATGTCTGTGTGGCCACTTTTGCCTCCAACTGGTCACCATGGCTAGAGATGGACAGTGGAAACTGGGCCGGATATAGTAAGGTTCAACACTTAAAAatgagaaggggagaaaaaaaggaagagaaattcaGCATCAGTAGACCCAGATAGAGGGTATCAGATGTGTGTAGCACCTACATCTGACTCAGTgaagtggaaaatatttatttttttgtgttctgGATGGAAGCAATAGGAATGATTATTTTAACATTACAGGGCTGTCATGGACAGTTCACCTGGAGAAATACAGAAAGCACTTCACCACTCCTTAGTGCTTTGGCTACAGCAtctctgaaaatgaaaagaaaacatgcaaaCAGCTTTTCTCCTTGCTTCTCATTTACCTGCTATGTGTTCCTGTTTGGGGCAAATTCCTCTAGATGACGTTGATAAACAATCGTCATCCTCTGGCGTGACCTGGATGCCAACCTCCACGGGATTGGATGCTTTTTTCATCTCGATTGGTGAAGGGGAAGGTGGCTTATCCACAGCTTTTTCTAAGCAGAGACTGCCATTGCATTGTTTCCGTTTGTGCTCGATAAAAATAAGAATGTCCCCCAATGGGAAGTTCATCTGGCACTGCCCACACGTGAGGAGGTCATGGTCCCCTTCTGGAGCTCCCAAAGGGCCGTGGTCTGGTTCATCATCTGTAAGAATGGCTTCAAGAGGTTCGGCTGTGGTTGGAGAAACAAAAGCACAATTATTAGAGcgccagagaagagagaaatagggGAAATACATTCTCAACCCCACCCCATCCCGCCACATTAAATAAAGTGTTTCTGGTTTCCTTCATATATTACCCAGAAACCATGAGCACCTAAAACATATAAGGATATGAAGGTTATCAACAAGAAAGCAAATTTATCAATGAGGCAAATCATCATATACTTAAAGAAAACTCTCTGATTTGCCTAACTCctgagaagacacacacacacacacacacacacacacactataaacTGTATCTGGTTTGAGAGTTTAGAAACAATGTTAACTGTTAAATAAATCCTTAAGGCAGGGAATATAAAGAAAGCTTAAATAATAACTACCCCCCAAACTGGTAAAAACATGGACTGAAaccaaatctgtttcttttttcgtAGAGACTAAGTTGTCCATTGTGCCAGAGAATAAAAGGGGAGGTGGATAAATACACGTACCCTTTGTGTGTGAATGTATATACTCCAAAGTACACAGAGACATAACTACATAAATTAGAAAGCTACTATATCACACAGAAAATGTGCCACATGTACACCGCCATAATAAGAAAACGACTGCATTCACCTGTGAAACGGATctaaataataatcataacacAGCATAATTCATACTGCCAAAAACCTTTCTGATCTTACACTCAGCAGTGccacaaaatcaaagaaataccaAATTCACTGGCAATTCTTCTCAGACACATTAGCTAAATGGGATACTTTTGAGTACTTAAGAAAATAAGCCAATTAGTCATTTTTTCATTCGGAAGAAAGGAATGCCTAAAATATTCTAAACATGTTTGCACTTGGTGGCCTCCATCACGTAAAAATCAGAATGGTCAAGCAAACGCCACATTTCAGAACAAGGCTGAGAAGTCCTTTCTTTAGACTTGAAATACTTCGCCTAATGTTGTCAAAGTTGACTAATTTTCTGAATGAGCTCCAAAACGCTTCATTATGGGACTATTTCTACACACATAATCACCAGTGGACGGTATAACAAGGTAGATATGTCTTTcattcctgtttccttttttttttttaactttgcacCAAAATACTCTAGCATCTCATTTGAACAGCTTCTATCATTTTTTAACCttccaaagggaaaaagacagttGGTAAGTCTCTGCTCCTGAAACTATATGCTTActctagccaaaaaaaaaaaaaaaatcacaaaataaaaaacacatccAGGATGCTGCCAGTTAataaaactgaagcagaaaatgTACAAGTCTTAAACAGTTAATCAGTCTGACCTTCTTTAGCAAGCTGCCAATTTCACATTTAATGAACTTAAAGCCACAGAGAatcaaaaaatagattttaatttgaGTGTAGAATATTGGAACCGATTTTGATAAAGTGCAAAAATCCAGTGAACTcaggttaaatttatttcaaccCTACCCAGGCTGAATATTGAGGGGGAAGATCTGGAGTAACTCCCAGATGTGCTGGGTGAAATAATATTGAGAGAGCCCTGCCTAGCTGCACCTGTGCTCAAGTAGGACATGTCATAATTTCTAGCCTCTGGTACTCCTACTAATTTAACATAAGGTCACCACAGGAATATGAAGGTTATATTCCCACTAATAAAGACAGCAAGGTAAGCACTTATGTTTCTTTGCCCAACATACTGACCAAAAGATAAATACAGAATACTACATGCACGCTTTTCAAATAAAAGGAGATAAACGGAAGTGCTTTTGCATTATGCCTCTATGTCATTTTTCTCctacatttgctttcattttgacCAAGAGAGGAACCGAATAAGTAAGTCATCTCCAAGATCCCTGCTATTTGAATTAAAGGTTTTTAATCCACATCAACAAAtgt
This genomic interval from Mustela lutreola isolate mMusLut2 chromosome 9, mMusLut2.pri, whole genome shotgun sequence contains the following:
- the BCL11A gene encoding B-cell lymphoma/leukemia 11A isoform X9 yields the protein MSRRKQGKPQHLSKREFSPEPLEAILTDDEPDHGPLGAPEGDHDLLTCGQCQMNFPLGDILIFIEHKRKQCNGSLCLEKAVDKPPSPSPIEMKKASNPVEVGIQVTPEDDDCLSTSSRGICPKQEHIAGKDEPSSYTCTTCKQPFTSAWFLLQHAQNTHGLRIYLESEHGSPLTPRVLHTPPFGVVPRELKMCGSFRMEAREPLSSEKI